A genomic stretch from Anaerolinea thermophila UNI-1 includes:
- a CDS encoding oxidoreductase, with protein sequence MVDVATPLTFQRYTGNWRGSFEGWLMTPKEGFLRMKKTLTTVKNFYMVGQWVQPGGGLPSGVSTAREVIAQICREDGKRFQTFTD encoded by the coding sequence ATGGTGGATGTAGCCACCCCCCTGACCTTTCAGCGCTACACTGGCAACTGGCGCGGCAGTTTCGAAGGCTGGCTGATGACCCCTAAAGAAGGTTTTTTACGCATGAAGAAAACCCTGACCACGGTAAAGAACTTCTACATGGTAGGGCAATGGGTACAGCCCGGCGGCGGTTTGCCTTCCGGGGTCAGCACTGCCCGCGAGGTGATCGCACAAATTTGCCGTGAGGATGGCAAGCGCTTCCAAACCTTCACCGATTAA
- a CDS encoding phytoene desaturase family protein — protein sequence MNSVTALWGGDIEFGAKVEKIFVEDGKAVGVRLVDGIERHADIVISAADGYSTLFHMLGDAYVDETFRRYYRELKTFPALILVGVGIKRTFEQEPQSVLGINYVLQPRLKIGEKERRRIGVHPYHHDPTMAPPGKTTLIVILDSDYDYWKALAEDPQAYEKEKEAVKHGVIQALEQR from the coding sequence TTGAACAGCGTTACCGCGCTCTGGGGGGGAGACATCGAATTTGGGGCAAAAGTGGAAAAGATTTTCGTCGAAGACGGCAAAGCCGTGGGCGTCCGTCTGGTAGACGGTATCGAGAGGCACGCCGATATCGTCATTTCTGCCGCCGATGGTTACTCTACCCTGTTCCACATGCTGGGCGATGCCTACGTGGATGAGACCTTCCGACGTTATTACCGCGAACTTAAGACCTTCCCCGCACTGATTCTGGTCGGGGTGGGTATCAAACGCACCTTTGAACAGGAACCTCAGAGCGTTTTGGGGATCAATTATGTCCTGCAACCGCGCCTGAAAATCGGCGAGAAGGAGCGGCGGCGAATCGGCGTCCACCCCTATCACCATGACCCCACCATGGCACCTCCCGGAAAGACCACCCTGATTGTCATTCTGGACTCGGATTACGACTACTGGAAAGCCCTTGCCGAAGATCCACAAGCCTACGAGAAAGAAAAAGAAGCCGTGAAACATGGGGTGATTCAGGCGCTGGAACAGCGCTGA
- a CDS encoding ABC transporter permease, with product MAKQKAAPISISHPLRRFVLQHRTGFFLLSLMLGILIWQGITLTGWLPAFILPGPFDVAARFWQALLDGTIPRHFFATLQEVVPGLFLGSVSASVLGYLIAKSSLLERLLSPYLVASQAIPVVAIAPLLIIWFGPGITSKILICALVVFFPVLVNTVVGLRAVPQSLHDLMRSLRAHPWQIVWYLEIPAAMPIFLGGLRVGATLSVIGAVVGEFVGADRGLGFLINVARGQYDHPLVFAAVLTLVGMALALYGLVLLAERRFLRWQIPNIPR from the coding sequence ATGGCAAAACAAAAGGCTGCACCCATATCCATCTCGCACCCGCTACGGCGCTTTGTGCTCCAGCACCGCACGGGCTTTTTCCTGCTCTCCCTCATGCTTGGCATTCTCATCTGGCAGGGCATCACCCTGACCGGTTGGCTTCCCGCTTTCATCCTGCCCGGACCTTTCGATGTTGCGGCACGGTTCTGGCAAGCCCTGCTGGACGGCACCATCCCGCGCCACTTTTTTGCCACCCTGCAGGAAGTAGTGCCGGGGCTTTTCCTCGGCAGTGTGAGCGCTTCGGTACTGGGGTATCTCATCGCCAAATCCAGCCTGCTGGAGCGTCTGCTTTCGCCCTACCTGGTTGCCAGCCAGGCTATCCCGGTGGTTGCCATTGCTCCGCTCTTAATCATCTGGTTTGGACCGGGCATTACGTCCAAAATTTTGATTTGCGCGCTGGTAGTGTTTTTCCCGGTACTGGTCAATACCGTGGTGGGACTTCGGGCTGTCCCCCAAAGTCTTCACGATCTCATGCGCAGTTTGCGCGCGCATCCCTGGCAGATAGTGTGGTATCTGGAAATCCCCGCAGCAATGCCGATCTTTCTGGGCGGCTTGCGCGTGGGCGCCACCCTTTCGGTGATCGGCGCTGTGGTGGGAGAATTCGTCGGCGCGGATCGCGGCTTGGGTTTCTTAATCAATGTGGCACGCGGACAGTACGATCATCCGCTGGTATTTGCCGCGGTGCTGACTCTGGTGGGTATGGCACTGGCTCTTTACGGGCTGGTGTTGCTTGCCGAACGCCGGTTTTTACGCTGGCAGATTCCCAACATTCCAAGGTGA
- a CDS encoding heavy metal translocating P-type ATPase gives MQKTFLIEGMDCADCARHVEEGVQKLPGVQFARVDFATAQLVLEGEVDEASLQQRVQALGYRLKDEQTPIPEKAESFWLGLGRYLLSEGETRLALLGGAFLLISAGLRFFAGMSNLALGLQLVALGLAGYPIARSALANLFINRSISINLLMTLAAIGAVIIGESGEAATLIFLFALAEALEGYSTDRARRTLSGLQNLTPTHALRLDNDGEHWVPVQSLLPGDRVRVRPGERIPADGVVHSGASDVNQAPITGESLPVLKQPGDAVFAGTVNGNGALDIQVTRLAKDSTLARIVQMVTEAQGRRARLQRWIDRFAAVYTPAVVGIAFLVAVIPPLFFHQPFWNTPEGHGWLYRALALLVIACPCALVISAPVTILSGLTAAARQGVLIKGGVYLETLAQVKRVAFDKTGTLTLGKPVLTDHRAVDCPGCEDRSACPACRDVLALAAALERASAHPLAHAVVSASQAQGVHQRYPTAQNLTTLNGGGIQGWIEQDVVTLGSHMLFEKQFPHSAELCAQVKTLEQTGETTMLLSQNGEVRGYLAVADEIRPESRQVVDDLHRLGIRTVILTGDHPAAAQRVARQLGVDEIRAGLLPEQKLQAVEELARADGTLAMLGDGINDTPALSAAQVGIAVGGASNAQAMETADVVLLGGDLSKLPYILRLARFVMRIIYQNVAFSLGIKALFLVLAMLDATTLWMAVLADMGGSLLVIFNGLRPLRFPQGTLHPNG, from the coding sequence ATGCAAAAAACTTTTCTCATCGAAGGCATGGACTGCGCTGATTGCGCCCGCCATGTGGAAGAAGGCGTTCAGAAATTGCCCGGCGTACAGTTCGCGCGGGTGGATTTTGCCACTGCCCAACTGGTTCTGGAAGGCGAGGTTGATGAAGCCTCACTGCAACAGCGGGTGCAGGCGCTGGGCTACCGCCTGAAGGATGAGCAAACGCCCATACCAGAAAAGGCAGAATCCTTCTGGCTGGGTTTGGGACGCTATCTGCTTTCCGAAGGCGAAACCCGCCTGGCTCTGCTGGGCGGGGCTTTCCTGCTCATCTCGGCGGGACTGCGTTTCTTTGCAGGGATGTCAAACCTCGCTCTGGGTCTTCAACTTGTTGCGCTGGGGCTAGCGGGCTATCCCATAGCCCGCAGTGCGCTGGCAAATTTATTCATCAATCGTTCCATCAGCATCAACCTGCTGATGACGCTCGCCGCCATTGGCGCGGTAATCATTGGGGAAAGCGGAGAAGCGGCAACCCTCATCTTCCTGTTTGCGCTGGCAGAAGCGCTGGAAGGCTACTCCACCGACCGCGCCCGCCGTACGCTGAGCGGACTGCAGAACCTCACCCCCACCCACGCCCTGCGCCTGGACAACGACGGGGAACATTGGGTTCCAGTGCAATCCCTTTTGCCTGGCGACCGGGTTCGCGTGCGCCCCGGCGAGCGTATTCCCGCCGATGGTGTGGTACACAGCGGTGCATCGGACGTCAACCAGGCGCCCATTACAGGGGAGAGTTTGCCCGTCTTAAAACAACCCGGCGATGCCGTCTTTGCCGGCACGGTCAACGGCAACGGCGCACTGGACATTCAGGTTACCCGATTGGCAAAAGACAGCACCCTGGCGCGCATCGTGCAGATGGTCACCGAAGCCCAGGGACGGCGCGCCCGACTGCAACGCTGGATAGACCGTTTCGCCGCGGTGTACACCCCTGCAGTGGTAGGCATTGCTTTTCTGGTGGCGGTCATTCCCCCGCTCTTTTTCCATCAGCCCTTCTGGAACACCCCGGAAGGTCATGGCTGGCTGTACCGCGCGCTGGCGTTGCTGGTCATTGCCTGCCCGTGTGCGCTGGTCATCAGCGCGCCGGTGACCATTTTGAGCGGGCTGACTGCCGCCGCGCGTCAGGGCGTGTTGATTAAAGGCGGGGTGTATCTGGAAACGCTTGCCCAGGTCAAACGGGTTGCCTTTGACAAAACCGGCACGCTCACCCTGGGGAAGCCGGTGCTGACCGACCACCGCGCGGTGGACTGCCCCGGATGTGAAGACCGCTCCGCCTGCCCCGCCTGCCGGGATGTGCTGGCACTGGCGGCGGCGCTGGAGCGCGCCAGCGCGCATCCGCTGGCGCATGCGGTGGTCTCCGCCTCGCAGGCGCAAGGGGTACATCAACGATATCCCACCGCTCAGAATCTCACCACCCTTAATGGGGGTGGTATTCAGGGCTGGATTGAGCAGGATGTGGTCACTCTGGGCAGTCATATGCTGTTTGAAAAACAATTCCCGCACAGCGCGGAACTCTGCGCGCAGGTGAAAACCCTCGAGCAGACCGGCGAAACCACCATGTTGCTTTCGCAAAATGGGGAAGTGCGCGGTTATCTGGCTGTCGCCGATGAGATCCGCCCGGAAAGCCGTCAGGTGGTGGACGACCTGCACCGCCTGGGTATTCGCACCGTCATTCTCACCGGCGATCACCCGGCAGCGGCACAGCGGGTTGCCCGCCAGTTAGGTGTGGATGAAATCCGCGCCGGTTTACTTCCGGAGCAAAAACTGCAGGCGGTTGAGGAACTGGCGCGTGCCGATGGTACGCTTGCCATGCTGGGAGACGGCATCAACGACACGCCGGCACTGAGCGCCGCACAGGTGGGCATTGCCGTAGGTGGAGCCAGCAACGCTCAAGCCATGGAAACCGCGGATGTCGTCCTGCTGGGCGGCGATCTGAGCAAACTGCCCTACATTCTCCGTCTGGCACGGTTTGTCATGCGTATTATTTACCAGAACGTGGCTTTTTCGCTGGGCATTAAAGCCCTTTTCCTGGTGCTGGCGATGCTGGACGCGACAACCCTGTGGATGGCGGTACTGGCGGATATGGGCGGCTCTTTGCTGGTCATCTTCAATGGTCTGCGTCCCCTGCGCTTTCCGCAAGGTACGCTTCATCCGAACGGGTGA
- a CDS encoding NBR1-Ig-like domain-containing protein has protein sequence MLAQSKKLLSFLVSTLLLTMLMLTAFAPTVRADGVPTITILEVKVDEWVKIKAKNLPKNTEFTARMDKMGNYAIGGTVVGTAKSGADGTFEATFNIPQSLKGLSRIALRIDSASGYYSYNWFDNKTATPTAQPTQSTSGKPYIEIIAVEKDKAVTVQAYRFPANQTFTVRVGPFKTFFKDYVVVDKINSGSGGSFKFTVTLPEKVKGVDWITIRLDSPEKQYAYNAFRNVSSGTVVSPTPPPPSGTVCQIISTSPTKTLKPREDFDAIWQVKNTSGKDWEQHSVDYKFVSGTSMHKKSIYDFKATVRNGETVNIIVDMLAPDKAGTYSATWAIVAGNKTLCTLPITITVK, from the coding sequence ATGTTGGCACAATCGAAAAAACTCTTATCGTTTCTGGTGAGCACACTCTTGCTAACCATGCTCATGCTCACTGCCTTTGCCCCAACTGTGCGGGCAGATGGTGTTCCCACCATTACCATTCTGGAAGTGAAAGTGGATGAGTGGGTCAAAATTAAGGCAAAGAACCTGCCCAAGAACACCGAGTTTACCGCCCGTATGGATAAAATGGGCAACTACGCTATTGGTGGCACAGTGGTAGGCACGGCGAAGTCCGGCGCAGATGGCACGTTTGAAGCCACCTTCAACATTCCGCAAAGCCTCAAAGGGCTAAGTCGCATTGCCCTGCGCATTGACAGCGCTTCGGGTTACTACAGTTACAACTGGTTTGATAATAAGACCGCCACGCCCACTGCTCAACCCACCCAGAGTACCAGCGGGAAACCCTACATCGAGATTATCGCTGTTGAGAAGGATAAAGCCGTGACGGTGCAAGCCTATCGCTTCCCTGCCAACCAGACCTTTACGGTACGGGTGGGCCCTTTCAAAACCTTCTTCAAGGACTACGTGGTGGTGGATAAGATTAATTCCGGCAGTGGCGGTTCGTTCAAGTTCACCGTAACCCTGCCCGAAAAGGTTAAGGGGGTGGATTGGATCACCATTCGGCTGGACAGCCCGGAGAAGCAATATGCTTACAATGCTTTCCGCAATGTATCCAGTGGCACGGTGGTTTCGCCCACCCCGCCCCCGCCGAGTGGCACAGTGTGCCAGATCATCAGCACCAGTCCGACCAAGACGCTGAAACCCCGTGAGGACTTTGACGCCATCTGGCAGGTGAAGAACACCAGCGGCAAGGATTGGGAACAGCATTCGGTGGATTACAAATTCGTCAGTGGAACTTCCATGCATAAGAAGTCTATCTACGACTTCAAAGCCACCGTGCGCAATGGTGAGACCGTCAACATTATTGTGGATATGCTGGCACCCGACAAAGCCGGGACGTACAGCGCCACCTGGGCAATTGTTGCTGGCAACAAGACCCTCTGCACCCTGCCCATCACCATTACGGTGAAGTAA
- a CDS encoding ArsR/SmtB family transcription factor gives MNNNSYIPTANLSGLRCEDNSLHEEAIHQAQANLIDGLTATRLAAAFQALSDPTRVRLISALLEQELCVHDLAAVLGMSQSATSHQLRVLRALGLVRTRKEGRIVYYALDDEHIRELFQRGLEHIRHQQNFQLP, from the coding sequence ATGAACAATAATTCATATATTCCAACCGCAAACCTTTCCGGTTTGCGCTGTGAAGATAACAGCCTGCATGAAGAAGCCATCCATCAGGCACAAGCCAACCTGATAGATGGGCTGACCGCTACCCGTTTAGCCGCGGCGTTTCAGGCACTCTCAGACCCTACCCGCGTGCGCCTGATCTCCGCCCTGCTGGAGCAGGAACTGTGCGTCCACGACCTGGCGGCTGTACTGGGGATGAGTCAGAGTGCCACCTCCCATCAGTTGCGGGTACTGCGCGCATTGGGGCTGGTACGAACCCGTAAAGAAGGGCGCATTGTGTATTATGCGCTGGACGATGAACACATTCGGGAACTGTTTCAACGCGGTTTGGAGCATATCCGCCATCAACAAAACTTTCAACTTCCATAG
- a CDS encoding phytoene desaturase family protein, with product MKRKSVLIIGAGIAGLSAGIYAQMNGYSSHILEMHTMAGGLCTAWKRKGYTIDGCTHWLTGSNPRDPMYTWWQEIGLVQGRTFIDFDTFAVIEDEGGRAFHMYTDVERLERHMLDLFPQDTQAVKEFIQGVRLALEMPTPDSRKKGVSALLDGIRSGFWMLTHLGGL from the coding sequence ATGAAAAGGAAGTCGGTTCTCATCATCGGCGCGGGGATTGCCGGGTTATCAGCGGGTATTTACGCGCAAATGAACGGTTATTCGTCGCACATTCTGGAAATGCACACCATGGCAGGCGGGCTATGTACAGCATGGAAACGCAAGGGCTATACCATTGACGGGTGCACCCACTGGCTGACGGGATCCAATCCCCGAGATCCCATGTACACCTGGTGGCAGGAAATCGGGCTGGTACAGGGAAGAACCTTCATAGACTTTGACACCTTTGCGGTCATCGAAGATGAGGGCGGACGGGCATTCCACATGTACACCGATGTAGAACGCCTCGAGCGCCACATGCTCGACCTGTTTCCGCAGGACACTCAGGCGGTGAAAGAGTTTATCCAGGGCGTGCGTCTGGCACTGGAGATGCCCACGCCCGACAGCCGAAAAAAGGGCGTTTCGGCTCTGCTTGACGGAATCCGCTCTGGCTTCTGGATGCTGACTCATTTGGGCGGATTATGA
- a CDS encoding lysophospholipid acyltransferase family protein, translating into MVSEKLLYWASKPVVKTYSNVMLDLDVERRSALPRGAKIFAPNHPTTTDPFFVAAMVGEQSFILINNLLFQVQVLGTYLRRAGHIPVKAGEGQQAIDRALEYLEKGYNIIIFPEGALSPEEGGFCKPKTGVARIALASGAPVIPVGIHLDKSRVHTVRSTVKGQVEYGRWYLRGPYAMTAGAPLYFHGDPEDRELVRSVSNTVMHHIIELARESEIRLTRTPDALGTLASA; encoded by the coding sequence ATGGTTTCTGAAAAATTACTCTACTGGGCTTCCAAACCTGTCGTAAAGACGTATTCCAACGTGATGCTTGATCTGGATGTCGAGCGGCGTTCTGCTCTCCCTCGTGGAGCCAAAATTTTCGCTCCCAACCATCCTACCACCACCGACCCATTCTTTGTCGCCGCCATGGTGGGCGAACAATCCTTTATTCTCATCAACAATCTGCTCTTTCAGGTGCAGGTTCTGGGGACGTATTTGCGCCGTGCCGGACACATTCCGGTGAAGGCGGGAGAAGGTCAGCAAGCTATTGACCGCGCGCTGGAGTATCTGGAGAAGGGCTATAACATCATCATCTTTCCCGAAGGTGCTTTGAGTCCAGAAGAGGGTGGCTTTTGCAAACCCAAAACGGGGGTTGCCCGCATTGCCTTAGCCAGCGGCGCACCGGTAATTCCGGTGGGAATCCATCTGGATAAGTCGCGTGTCCACACGGTGCGCTCGACGGTTAAGGGGCAGGTGGAGTATGGACGCTGGTACCTGCGGGGACCGTATGCCATGACCGCGGGTGCGCCTCTTTACTTTCACGGGGATCCTGAAGATCGTGAACTGGTGCGCTCGGTTTCCAATACGGTAATGCACCATATCATCGAACTGGCGCGCGAGAGTGAAATCCGCCTGACACGCACCCCCGATGCGCTGGGTACGCTGGCTTCTGCATAA
- a CDS encoding ExeM/NucH family extracellular endonuclease, which yields MKHQPVWMRVALGAILFVYVLLGGVAPAHADNAAQSLPFAQDWSNTSLITVNNDWSMVPGIVGYRGENLVSSSGVDPQTVLMDGTNTTVYVTANQTDPKSTTIPGGVTEFHLTNPVVALAGSTTARAPFLLINLNTSGYESIRVSYNLRDLEDGADDAQQQIALHYRVGNSGNFTNVPEAYVRDATDGPNSGGKVTPVSVILPATVNNQPLVQIRIMTTNAPSNDEWVGIDDLQVSGTPISGDLAPYVASATPSNGATGVALDTNLQVTFSEAVTLSDPWFSLSCNRSGTHTAMVTGGPTDYTLNPDADFAFSESCTLTVLASAVADQDDPIQSMSANYTVTFTTTAPSAVCGEPYIPINALQGSGLTSPYQNYTATTEGVVAAVFQGTGTLGGFFLNSLSSAIDSDPATSEGIFVYSSSSVAVGDRVRVTGTVQEYSGSYGAMAQMTQIGSSPTVSVCSSGETVTPFPLILPVSSSEDPQTYLERYEGMLVTISQPLTVQQNYFLGRFGQLTLGADGRIFTHLNSGTGSYADNLRRMIVLDDGKTQQNPSPIPYYASDGAVRAGDVIPTLTGVVDQGRINSTNTGTAYPDVFYRIHPTIAPTFQSQNPRPASPPVVSTGENGTLKVAAMNVLNYFVTLDQTPYPAGSPYNTNNTPRGADSAAEFTRQQEQIVRALAGLDADVVGLIEIESWTGADAVNNLVNALNTYLGSTVYAAVPDPATGVGNDAIKVALIYKTATVERVGDSLSTGAAPFDLYRYPVAQAFREKTTGEVFTVVINHFKSKSCSGTPTGGDADLGEGAGCYNATRVAMSNTLLNWINNTLIPTTGDPDVIVMGDFNAYGAEAPILTLENGGLVNMGKQYEGVNTYSYVFDGMAGALDHLFVTSSLADEVTGAGHWHINADEPSVIDYNTEFKTVDLYQPHPYRSSDHDPILVGLDLRRYSVSLLPDVEAKSGMPNNTVTYTLTLKNTGNMSDTYTFSSSLVSGENWNVTLPNSVTLAAGASQNVTVQVEIPSTATAGQSSEILVTATSQFTGAVSASSTLTTTVQAQSYGVTLSPASDAKSGLVNSTVTYTLNITNTGNVSDTFTFTSELLSGQNWNVTLPNPVTLAAGASQDVTVQVNIPSTALGGQTSQIRVTATSQNDAGANASSTLTTTANSLEVSFIPTTDEKTGKPGTTLTYTLTLENTGTATDTYTLSAVYQSGETWTPVLSDTQVTVNAGATRTITVTVTVPANLLQSRQSVYRIRAVSQTDSSVIAESTLTSRGEPYALFMPLITR from the coding sequence ATGAAGCATCAGCCCGTATGGATGCGCGTTGCCCTTGGGGCAATCCTTTTCGTCTACGTCTTGCTGGGCGGGGTTGCCCCTGCCCACGCCGACAACGCCGCCCAGTCCCTGCCTTTTGCGCAGGACTGGAGCAATACCAGCCTGATCACAGTTAACAATGACTGGTCAATGGTACCAGGGATAGTTGGATACCGTGGAGAAAACTTAGTCTCCTCCTCAGGTGTTGATCCCCAAACTGTTTTAATGGATGGTACCAATACAACGGTATATGTTACGGCAAATCAGACCGATCCCAAATCAACTACAATACCGGGCGGCGTCACTGAGTTCCATCTAACTAATCCGGTAGTAGCCTTAGCCGGGTCCACGACTGCCAGAGCGCCCTTCCTGCTCATCAACCTCAACACTTCAGGCTACGAATCCATCCGCGTTTCCTACAATTTGCGCGACCTGGAAGACGGTGCGGATGATGCCCAACAACAAATTGCACTGCACTACCGTGTGGGCAACAGCGGCAACTTCACCAACGTACCAGAAGCCTACGTCCGCGATGCTACCGACGGACCCAATTCAGGTGGGAAAGTGACCCCTGTCTCGGTTATCCTGCCGGCAACGGTGAACAACCAGCCTCTGGTGCAGATTCGCATCATGACCACCAATGCTCCGAGTAATGATGAATGGGTGGGCATTGACGACCTGCAGGTGAGCGGCACACCCATCAGCGGTGACCTGGCGCCTTACGTGGCATCCGCCACCCCATCAAACGGCGCAACGGGTGTAGCCCTGGACACCAACCTGCAGGTGACCTTCTCCGAAGCGGTGACGCTGAGCGATCCATGGTTCAGCCTTTCCTGCAACCGCTCGGGGACGCACACCGCTATGGTCACAGGCGGTCCCACCGATTACACCCTCAACCCGGATGCGGATTTTGCCTTCTCTGAATCCTGCACGCTGACCGTGCTTGCCAGCGCAGTCGCCGATCAGGACGACCCCATTCAGAGCATGAGCGCCAACTACACGGTGACCTTTACCACCACCGCGCCCTCGGCGGTATGCGGCGAACCCTATATTCCTATCAATGCGTTACAGGGCAGTGGGTTAACTTCTCCGTATCAAAATTACACCGCAACAACGGAAGGTGTGGTTGCGGCGGTCTTTCAGGGAACAGGCACGTTGGGGGGGTTCTTCCTCAATTCCCTCTCCAGCGCTATTGACAGCGACCCGGCAACGTCTGAAGGCATCTTTGTTTATTCCTCGTCATCTGTAGCCGTAGGCGACCGCGTGCGCGTGACCGGCACAGTGCAGGAATATTCCGGTTCGTACGGCGCTATGGCGCAGATGACCCAAATCGGTTCTTCGCCCACCGTAAGCGTGTGCTCCAGCGGTGAGACCGTCACCCCCTTCCCGTTAATTCTGCCAGTATCTTCGAGTGAAGACCCCCAAACCTATCTGGAACGCTATGAGGGTATGCTGGTGACCATCAGCCAGCCGCTGACCGTTCAGCAGAACTACTTCCTCGGGCGCTTTGGACAGTTAACTTTGGGCGCTGATGGACGCATCTTCACCCACCTCAACAGCGGCACAGGCTCGTACGCTGATAATCTGCGGCGCATGATTGTGCTGGACGACGGCAAGACTCAACAGAATCCCTCGCCCATTCCCTACTACGCCAGCGATGGCGCGGTACGCGCCGGCGATGTCATCCCCACCCTGACGGGGGTGGTAGATCAGGGGCGGATTAACAGCACGAATACCGGCACTGCCTACCCGGATGTGTTCTACCGCATCCATCCCACCATAGCGCCAACCTTCCAGAGCCAGAATCCGCGCCCGGCAAGTCCACCTGTCGTCAGCACAGGGGAAAATGGCACATTGAAGGTAGCGGCGATGAACGTACTGAATTACTTCGTCACTCTCGATCAAACCCCTTATCCAGCCGGTTCGCCCTACAATACCAACAACACCCCGCGCGGCGCAGATAGTGCCGCCGAATTTACCCGCCAGCAGGAACAAATTGTGCGCGCCCTGGCGGGGCTGGATGCTGATGTAGTCGGTTTGATTGAAATTGAGTCCTGGACGGGTGCTGATGCAGTCAACAATCTGGTCAATGCCCTGAACACCTATCTTGGCTCGACGGTGTACGCCGCAGTCCCCGACCCGGCAACCGGTGTAGGCAATGACGCTATCAAAGTTGCTCTGATTTACAAGACCGCAACGGTGGAACGAGTGGGCGACTCTCTCAGCACGGGGGCTGCGCCGTTTGACCTGTACCGCTATCCGGTGGCGCAAGCCTTCCGCGAGAAAACCACCGGCGAGGTCTTCACGGTGGTCATCAACCACTTCAAATCCAAGAGTTGCTCCGGCACACCCACCGGCGGAGATGCAGACTTGGGCGAAGGCGCGGGATGCTACAACGCCACCCGCGTTGCCATGTCCAACACCCTGCTGAACTGGATCAATAACACCCTCATCCCCACCACCGGCGACCCGGATGTCATCGTCATGGGCGATTTCAATGCTTACGGCGCGGAAGCGCCTATTCTGACGCTGGAAAACGGTGGTCTGGTGAACATGGGCAAACAATATGAAGGCGTGAACACCTATTCCTACGTCTTCGACGGCATGGCAGGTGCGCTGGATCACCTGTTCGTCACTTCTTCATTGGCCGACGAAGTCACCGGCGCAGGACACTGGCACATCAACGCTGACGAGCCCTCGGTGATTGACTATAACACTGAGTTCAAGACAGTAGATTTGTACCAGCCTCACCCCTACCGCTCATCCGATCATGACCCCATTCTGGTCGGGCTGGATCTGCGCAGGTACAGTGTATCTTTGCTCCCTGACGTTGAAGCAAAATCGGGAATGCCCAACAACACGGTGACCTACACGCTCACGCTGAAGAACACCGGCAACATGAGCGATACCTATACCTTCTCATCTTCTCTGGTTTCTGGTGAGAACTGGAACGTCACCCTGCCCAACTCGGTGACGCTGGCGGCAGGCGCTTCGCAGAATGTCACCGTTCAGGTAGAAATCCCCTCGACTGCCACGGCAGGTCAGTCCAGCGAAATTCTCGTCACGGCAACCTCGCAATTTACTGGAGCAGTGAGTGCCTCTTCCACCCTGACCACGACGGTTCAGGCTCAATCGTATGGAGTGACTCTCTCGCCTGCCAGTGATGCCAAGTCCGGGCTGGTCAACAGCACGGTGACCTACACGCTGAACATCACCAACACCGGCAATGTGAGTGACACCTTTACCTTTACCTCCGAACTACTTTCGGGGCAGAACTGGAACGTTACCCTGCCCAACCCGGTGACGCTGGCGGCAGGTGCCTCGCAGGATGTAACTGTACAGGTAAACATCCCCTCCACCGCCCTGGGCGGGCAAACCAGTCAGATCCGCGTAACTGCCACCTCGCAGAATGATGCCGGTGCGAATGCGTCCTCTACCCTGACAACAACCGCCAACTCGCTAGAGGTGAGTTTCATCCCCACTACGGATGAAAAGACCGGCAAACCCGGAACTACCCTGACCTACACGCTCACACTGGAAAACACCGGCACAGCAACGGATACCTACACCCTGAGCGCAGTGTATCAGAGCGGTGAGACCTGGACACCCGTCCTCTCGGACACTCAGGTAACCGTGAATGCTGGGGCTACCCGCACCATCACGGTCACCGTGACCGTCCCGGCAAACCTGTTGCAATCCCGGCAAAGCGTGTACCGCATCCGAGCGGTCTCTCAAACAGACTCGTCGGTAATTGCCGAAAGCACCCTCACCAGCCGGGGTGAACCGTACGCCCTCTTCATGCCACTGATTACACGGTAA